The Solibacillus sp. FSL R7-0682 genome includes a window with the following:
- a CDS encoding TRAP transporter small permease — MKKLLLVFNNIERALITIMMMIMVVLIFTQVFTRYVLGSSLGWTEEASRYLFIWLIFLSIGIAFVDKKHISIDILLDMLPRAFQKLILQISYVCLMGLSIFLFMQGMDLVSKLQQFAQKSSTLQIPMWMIYLSLPVGFLVAFVRLIHVSILLYVKKEDEKESEVNPIV; from the coding sequence ATGAAAAAGTTGTTATTAGTTTTTAATAATATCGAACGAGCCTTAATCACAATAATGATGATGATTATGGTCGTATTAATTTTTACACAAGTATTTACACGCTATGTTTTAGGCAGCTCATTAGGCTGGACAGAGGAAGCTTCTCGCTATTTATTTATTTGGCTAATATTCCTATCAATTGGGATTGCATTTGTAGATAAAAAGCATATTAGTATTGATATTTTATTAGATATGTTACCGAGAGCATTTCAAAAATTAATTTTACAAATTAGTTATGTATGTTTAATGGGCTTATCGATTTTCTTATTTATGCAAGGTATGGATTTAGTAAGTAAACTCCAACAATTTGCACAAAAATCTTCTACACTTCAAATACCGATGTGGATGATTTATTTATCATTACCAGTAGGGTTTTTAGTAGCATTTGTTCGTCTTATTCATGTGTCGATTTTATTGTATGTGAAAAAAGAAGACGAAAAGGAAAGTGAGGTTAATCCAATCGTATGA
- a CDS encoding helix-turn-helix domain-containing protein: MSTLGKKIKARRKEMKLTLKELAGDDFSYSLLSQIENDKANPSMETLQKLAEKLQLVASELLNPVDIELYKQLLIENERKFVMPYDRDPKVDRAILESIQPHIEHFTYRYYEEARLCELFCMSSYYVTNELNEPLMNRAIDYYRQSGAIQHLYKAQLFVINYYFAQKEYEESHRKIKELLLKLPQEEYLLDTKTILDCLFLKSMLESAVGNYGESLQAIDKCFTIAHEQSFYARFDRMLQSRTLLTIQLNDEIEVQQQLQAFKRYVDFTENVYNEAHYMYTYLHVENRLNEKPTIVEEARSYIEAHDEEEYGPLSVIFNQEIGYAYWKQGDYEKALDELKSFDIPPYLIHPLDRAAGLEILAIRAYCYEMLGDRASAVEEISQCHQQMKKFPPSTYKQHVDEIYKDIMRL, encoded by the coding sequence ATGAGTACGTTAGGAAAAAAAATAAAAGCACGTAGAAAAGAAATGAAGCTAACTTTAAAGGAGCTAGCAGGAGATGATTTTTCCTACAGCTTACTAAGTCAAATTGAGAATGATAAAGCTAATCCGTCGATGGAGACCCTTCAAAAGTTGGCAGAAAAGCTTCAACTCGTTGCAAGCGAATTGTTAAATCCAGTGGATATAGAGTTGTATAAGCAACTTCTTATAGAAAATGAAAGGAAATTTGTAATGCCTTATGATCGGGATCCAAAAGTCGATCGTGCAATTTTAGAATCGATACAGCCTCACATTGAGCATTTCACATATCGGTATTATGAAGAAGCACGTTTATGTGAGCTGTTTTGTATGTCTTCGTATTACGTAACGAATGAATTAAACGAGCCATTAATGAATCGGGCAATTGACTATTATCGTCAATCAGGTGCCATTCAACATTTGTATAAGGCGCAATTGTTTGTTATTAATTATTATTTTGCCCAAAAGGAATATGAAGAAAGTCATCGTAAAATAAAGGAGCTTTTATTAAAGTTACCTCAAGAAGAGTACTTACTCGATACGAAGACGATATTGGATTGCTTATTTTTAAAAAGCATGTTAGAGAGTGCAGTAGGAAATTATGGGGAATCTTTGCAGGCAATTGATAAATGTTTTACTATTGCCCATGAGCAATCCTTTTATGCCCGTTTTGACCGTATGCTCCAATCTCGCACGTTGTTAACGATTCAATTAAATGATGAAATAGAAGTTCAGCAGCAGCTTCAAGCATTTAAACGGTATGTAGACTTTACAGAAAATGTGTACAATGAGGCACATTATATGTATACGTATCTTCATGTAGAAAACCGGTTAAATGAAAAACCAACTATAGTAGAAGAGGCAAGAAGTTATATAGAGGCACATGATGAAGAGGAGTATGGGCCACTGTCGGTCATTTTTAATCAAGAGATTGGCTATGCCTATTGGAAACAGGGAGACTATGAAAAGGCTTTGGATGAATTAAAATCGTTTGACATTCCACCTTATTTAATTCATCCATTAGATCGTGCAGCAGGATTAGAAATATTGGCTATTCGTGCGTATTGTTATGAGATGCTAGGGGATAGAGCAAGCGCTGTCGAGGAAATTAGCCAATGCCATCAGCAAATGAAAAAATTCCCACCATCTACTTATAAACAACATGTGGATGAAATTTATAAAGACATTATGAGGCTCTAA
- a CDS encoding acetaldehyde dehydrogenase (acetylating), protein MANKIRCAIVGSGNIGTDLLYKLQRSELLEPTVMVGIDIDSKGLALAKEQGLKVVYNGVEGLAGLKDEIDFIFEATSAKAHLANAPLFKDWGKKVIDLTPAAVGPFMIPAVNLTNLQINELDNVNMVTCGGQATVPIVSAISKIVDVTYAEIVSSVSSKSAGPGTRQNIDEFTVTTAKALREVGGAKESKTIIVLNPADPPILMRNTIYAKIERYSEDIYTKIQQSLDAMVETLQSYVPGYRYKSQPVFKEDIITVQIEVEGMGDFLPVYAGNLDIITAAAVKTAEMMAVSLKSGVNS, encoded by the coding sequence ATGGCTAACAAGATTAGATGTGCCATTGTTGGATCTGGGAATATTGGGACAGATTTATTATACAAATTACAAAGAAGTGAGTTACTAGAGCCGACTGTAATGGTTGGAATTGATATAGACTCTAAAGGCTTAGCACTTGCTAAAGAGCAGGGGCTAAAAGTAGTTTACAATGGCGTGGAAGGATTAGCAGGCTTGAAAGATGAAATCGATTTCATTTTTGAGGCAACTTCTGCAAAAGCCCATCTTGCCAATGCTCCATTATTTAAGGATTGGGGCAAGAAAGTAATAGATTTAACGCCAGCAGCTGTAGGACCATTTATGATTCCAGCGGTAAACTTAACGAATTTGCAAATTAATGAGTTAGATAATGTCAACATGGTCACATGCGGTGGTCAGGCGACAGTGCCAATTGTTAGTGCAATTTCAAAGATTGTAGATGTAACATACGCAGAAATTGTTTCTTCTGTATCGAGTAAAAGTGCAGGTCCAGGTACACGTCAAAACATAGATGAATTTACTGTCACTACAGCAAAAGCATTGCGTGAAGTTGGAGGAGCAAAAGAATCGAAAACAATTATTGTGTTAAATCCTGCTGACCCGCCAATTTTAATGCGTAATACAATTTATGCAAAGATTGAACGATACTCAGAAGATATTTACACTAAAATTCAGCAGTCACTTGATGCAATGGTTGAAACATTACAGAGCTATGTACCAGGTTATCGCTATAAATCACAGCCAGTATTTAAAGAAGATATAATTACAGTTCAAATAGAAGTGGAAGGTATGGGGGATTTTCTGCCGGTGTATGCAGGCAACTTAGACATTATTACTGCAGCAGCTGTTAAGACAGCAGAAATGATGGCAGTTAGCCTAAAAAGCGGGGTAAATAGCTAA
- a CDS encoding C-terminal binding protein, with the protein MFKVTLVDYEWEDIELEKRMFSEAGIKLQVLQSRDKGEIIEAAKNSDALLVLYANIDEEVLASAPNLQIVSRYGIGVNMIDVDYATQVGIQVANVNDYCVDEVSDHALASILAGARRLFEYNEDTANGNWDFKAAKRPLRASKAIVGLLGYGKIPKRLAVKLNAIGYNVLAFDPFVDANTMAIDDVTKATVEEIMEVSDFVSVHVPLIKATHHLIGENEFNRAKKMPYIINTARGPIIDEHALIKAIQNNQIAGAFLDVTEEEPLAVDSVLRKMKNVVLTPHAAWYSEDAYREIREKAVMNIIEKSKGQKPTYALN; encoded by the coding sequence ATGTTTAAAGTTACATTAGTAGATTATGAATGGGAAGATATTGAGTTAGAAAAACGGATGTTTTCGGAGGCTGGAATAAAGCTGCAAGTGCTTCAATCGAGAGATAAAGGAGAAATTATTGAAGCAGCAAAGAATTCGGATGCATTACTCGTTTTATATGCAAATATTGATGAGGAAGTATTGGCATCAGCTCCAAATCTTCAAATAGTATCTCGTTATGGGATTGGCGTAAATATGATTGATGTCGATTATGCAACACAAGTTGGTATTCAAGTTGCTAATGTGAATGATTATTGTGTGGATGAAGTATCCGATCATGCATTAGCTAGCATTTTAGCAGGTGCACGTCGTTTATTTGAATATAATGAAGATACAGCAAACGGTAATTGGGATTTTAAAGCAGCTAAACGTCCATTACGCGCTTCGAAGGCAATTGTAGGATTGCTTGGATACGGCAAAATTCCAAAGCGTTTAGCAGTTAAGCTAAATGCGATTGGCTATAATGTACTCGCATTTGATCCGTTTGTAGATGCTAACACAATGGCCATTGATGATGTCACTAAAGCTACTGTTGAGGAGATTATGGAAGTAAGTGATTTCGTATCGGTACATGTTCCTTTAATTAAAGCGACACATCATTTAATTGGAGAAAATGAGTTTAATAGAGCAAAAAAAATGCCTTATATTATCAATACGGCTCGCGGGCCAATTATTGATGAACATGCACTTATCAAAGCGATTCAAAATAATCAAATAGCAGGTGCCTTTTTAGATGTTACAGAAGAGGAGCCATTAGCAGTAGATAGTGTTTTAAGAAAAATGAAAAATGTTGTACTCACACCTCATGCGGCATGGTATTCGGAAGATGCATATCGTGAAATTCGTGAGAAGGCAGTAATGAATATTATCGAAAAATCAAAAGGTCAAAAGCCAACGTATGCGCTAAATTAA
- a CDS encoding GntR family transcriptional regulator, translating into MKNLKTNLSKQVEQILRSRIMLLELKEGEHLKENNLAIEFNISRGPIREAIIKLEQEGLVATSSNGRTLVSKFDIRYIKNLYDVRILLEKYAIQSLDEELVACDKEEMNELIRQMIENVGDNELYHEADLNFHFQIVKMTKNITLINSWLGMKELFSTLIQVTTKASTERSQEIMQEHQQIYDAISNKQFEKASKYLEDHLKSAADYYCEAVFRLQNMEV; encoded by the coding sequence ATGAAAAACTTAAAAACAAACTTGAGTAAGCAAGTTGAACAGATTTTGAGAAGTAGAATAATGCTTTTAGAATTAAAAGAAGGCGAACATTTGAAGGAAAACAATCTCGCAATTGAATTTAATATAAGTCGAGGTCCTATTCGTGAAGCGATTATAAAGCTAGAGCAGGAAGGGTTAGTAGCCACTTCGTCAAATGGGCGTACACTCGTTTCAAAATTTGATATTCGTTATATTAAAAATTTATACGACGTACGTATTCTTCTGGAAAAGTATGCAATTCAATCTTTGGATGAGGAATTAGTTGCATGTGACAAGGAAGAAATGAATGAACTTATTCGTCAGATGATTGAAAACGTTGGGGATAATGAGTTGTATCATGAGGCAGATTTAAATTTCCATTTTCAAATAGTAAAAATGACAAAAAATATTACGCTTATTAATTCATGGTTAGGGATGAAAGAATTATTTTCCACTTTAATCCAAGTGACGACAAAGGCATCTACTGAACGAAGTCAAGAAATTATGCAAGAACATCAGCAAATATATGATGCGATTAGCAATAAACAATTTGAAAAAGCAAGTAAATACTTAGAAGACCATTTAAAAAGTGCCGCAGATTATTATTGCGAAGCTGTATTTCGCTTACAAAATATGGAGGTGTAA
- a CDS encoding PepSY domain-containing protein, with amino-acid sequence MNIKRNIIILLIIAILAFIFIAVRELMTATPLTKQEMTNQVETMYQAKVHSLIKQNSHYIASFEKEQSVYEVRIHPITGEVSKLQAVHIVQAEQQIESTKNNNNPPTARLTEQQAIDIARSEVNGVLDSVDFKESTDGGHYFIEMDQEDLEITVQIHAITGEILLIEYED; translated from the coding sequence ATGAATATAAAGCGTAATATAATCATTTTACTTATTATTGCGATATTAGCATTCATTTTTATTGCTGTTCGCGAATTAATGACCGCTACACCACTGACAAAACAAGAAATGACGAATCAAGTTGAAACAATGTATCAAGCGAAAGTACACTCACTCATTAAACAAAACAGTCACTATATTGCTTCTTTTGAAAAGGAACAGTCTGTATATGAGGTACGGATCCATCCAATAACTGGTGAAGTATCTAAACTACAGGCGGTACATATTGTACAAGCAGAACAGCAAATAGAATCTACGAAAAATAATAATAACCCTCCAACAGCTCGCCTTACGGAGCAACAGGCAATCGATATTGCACGTAGTGAAGTAAATGGTGTACTCGATTCGGTGGACTTTAAGGAAAGCACGGATGGTGGACATTACTTTATCGAAATGGATCAAGAAGATTTAGAAATAACTGTTCAAATACATGCCATCACGGGCGAAATTTTATTGATTGAATATGAAGATTAA
- the dmpG gene encoding 4-hydroxy-2-oxovalerate aldolase, giving the protein MTKKIVINDVTLRDGMHAISHQYSKEQIAELTRIIDESGVDIIEATHGDGLGGSSIQYGFSKESEDDIIRTAVENAKTAKVGVLLVPGIGTIEHLKNAHQLGVQTVRVATHCTEADVSEQHIKAGVRLGMDTVGFLMMSHRTTPENLLEEAKKMESYGAQTIYVVDSAGALTMDDVRRRIQLFKANLSTQIGFHAHNNLSLGVANSIVAIEEGADRIDASLAGMGAGAGNASLEQLVALMNRLKIDHNVDLYKVMDAAEYTMKPMMVRPVQIDRLSLMLGYTGVYSSFLLFAERAGKEYGVDARDILVKISEMNAVGGQEDWIIGVAQELANQKV; this is encoded by the coding sequence ATGACGAAAAAAATAGTAATTAATGATGTTACTTTACGCGATGGTATGCATGCAATTTCGCACCAATACAGTAAGGAGCAGATTGCAGAGCTTACACGAATTATTGATGAATCAGGTGTAGACATTATCGAAGCGACACATGGTGACGGATTAGGTGGTAGTTCCATTCAATATGGTTTTTCGAAAGAATCAGAGGATGATATTATACGTACGGCTGTTGAAAATGCAAAAACCGCTAAAGTAGGTGTTCTATTAGTTCCGGGTATTGGAACAATTGAACATTTAAAAAATGCACATCAACTTGGTGTCCAAACGGTTCGTGTAGCAACACACTGTACAGAGGCAGATGTATCCGAGCAACATATTAAAGCAGGTGTCCGCTTAGGTATGGACACAGTAGGTTTCTTGATGATGTCACATCGTACAACACCAGAAAACCTGTTAGAGGAAGCAAAAAAAATGGAGTCTTATGGTGCACAAACTATTTATGTTGTGGATTCAGCAGGTGCGCTAACAATGGATGATGTACGACGTAGAATACAATTATTTAAAGCTAATTTATCCACACAAATAGGCTTCCATGCCCATAATAATTTATCACTTGGTGTTGCTAATTCAATTGTTGCGATTGAAGAAGGGGCCGATCGTATTGATGCTAGTTTAGCAGGTATGGGTGCAGGAGCAGGGAATGCTTCATTAGAACAATTAGTTGCTTTAATGAATCGTTTGAAAATTGATCACAATGTAGATTTATATAAGGTGATGGATGCGGCTGAATATACAATGAAGCCAATGATGGTGCGTCCAGTTCAAATTGATAGATTAAGTTTGATGCTTGGTTACACAGGTGTTTATTCGAGTTTTTTACTTTTCGCTGAGCGAGCAGGTAAAGAATACGGTGTCGATGCACGTGATATATTAGTTAAAATTTCGGAGATGAATGCAGTTGGGGGACAAGAGGACTGGATCATTGGTGTAGCACAAGAGTTAGCCAATCAAAAAGTGTAG
- a CDS encoding methyl-accepting chemotaxis protein encodes MIKTFTKPISTQVLDQYSVLAALESSLALIEFDPYGNVLWANQNFSQVMGYKADELSTLHHRQFCTSEFVNSPEYNIFWENLRSGKSFQQKIQRVTKQGDLIWLEATYTPVFDESGLISAVIKVATNITARENGTANVTYNLQKMSSDLKRRAEKGINSSYEVTSAIKEIVELTKENIEVLQKLKNQTISIQGIVKTIEDIASQTNLLALNAAIQAAHAGEHGRAFNVVAGEVQKLANQSKKATQEVQTNVKSITEQVQIISLGTEKSEKTISESQIRIEQAVREFIEIDESACQLDTQAKSLVSQLQGQ; translated from the coding sequence ATGATTAAAACTTTTACAAAGCCAATAAGTACACAAGTATTAGATCAATATTCCGTACTCGCTGCATTAGAATCATCGTTAGCATTAATTGAATTTGACCCTTATGGGAATGTACTTTGGGCAAATCAAAATTTCTCACAAGTGATGGGCTATAAAGCAGATGAATTATCTACTTTACACCATAGGCAATTCTGTACTTCTGAGTTTGTAAATAGTCCAGAATATAATATTTTCTGGGAAAATTTACGAAGCGGTAAATCTTTCCAACAAAAAATTCAGAGAGTAACAAAACAGGGAGATTTAATCTGGCTTGAGGCAACGTACACTCCAGTTTTTGATGAAAGTGGATTAATAAGTGCAGTAATAAAAGTAGCAACCAATATTACAGCTCGCGAAAACGGTACCGCTAATGTTACATATAATTTACAAAAAATGTCGAGTGATTTGAAAAGACGTGCAGAAAAAGGTATTAACAGCAGTTATGAAGTGACATCTGCAATAAAAGAAATAGTTGAACTAACGAAGGAAAACATCGAAGTTTTACAAAAGCTTAAAAATCAAACAATATCCATCCAAGGTATAGTAAAAACTATCGAAGATATTGCTTCACAAACGAATTTATTGGCATTAAATGCAGCAATCCAAGCTGCTCATGCTGGTGAACATGGACGTGCTTTTAACGTTGTTGCTGGTGAGGTTCAAAAGTTAGCAAATCAGTCAAAGAAAGCCACTCAAGAAGTACAAACTAACGTAAAAAGTATAACTGAACAAGTTCAGATTATTAGCTTAGGAACAGAAAAATCAGAAAAGACGATATCAGAAAGTCAAATTCGTATCGAACAAGCAGTACGTGAATTTATTGAAATTGATGAGTCAGCCTGTCAGCTAGATACACAAGCAAAATCTTTAGTGAGTCAGCTCCAAGGGCAATAA
- a CDS encoding PepSY domain-containing protein yields the protein MNKKRFVIPAILIAAIGGGAVLAQTDIFAKANANPAISAQQAKDIALKELNGQIVDFEYDGDDFTPHYEIEVVKDGEKVEYKIDAKNGDVKVKEREIVSTSQTETVPESTTAKIITEEEAIKIATDKASGTLVSVELDKDDQQVAYEIEIRNGKTEYEFNIDAYTGAILKYEEDLED from the coding sequence ATGAACAAAAAACGATTCGTTATTCCTGCTATACTAATCGCAGCTATTGGTGGAGGTGCAGTACTTGCCCAAACAGATATATTTGCAAAAGCGAATGCAAATCCAGCAATCTCTGCACAACAGGCAAAGGACATTGCCTTAAAAGAATTAAATGGTCAAATTGTTGATTTTGAATACGACGGGGACGACTTCACACCTCATTATGAAATTGAAGTAGTAAAAGACGGAGAAAAAGTGGAATATAAAATTGACGCAAAAAATGGAGACGTAAAAGTTAAAGAACGTGAAATCGTAAGCACATCACAGACTGAAACAGTTCCCGAATCAACAACTGCGAAAATAATTACCGAAGAAGAGGCTATAAAAATTGCAACAGACAAAGCTTCTGGAACATTAGTAAGTGTTGAACTTGACAAAGATGATCAACAAGTAGCATACGAAATCGAAATTCGTAATGGCAAAACAGAGTATGAATTTAACATCGACGCATATACTGGGGCAATTTTAAAATATGAAGAAGATTTAGAAGATTAA
- a CDS encoding TRAP transporter large permease — translation MTPTFILFGLLIIFLLLSVPVGFALLLASLGTIVLADVEIPFSILTQVMVTANDSFPLMAIPFFILAGVLMGRGGVSERLLNIANSFVGHYRGGFAIAAVLTAMFFSAISGSGPATVAAIGSIMIPEMVKRGYKKLFATALIASAGTIGIVIPPSIPLVIYGVSSGTSIGDLFKAGVIPGILMGGALMLWAYIHAKKENYKPDSKATWKERLHHINRGKGALLMPVVILGGIYGGIFTPTEAAVIAVVYGLILSFFIYRELTWKDTIALFYDSAVSTGSIMVIVAAAAVFGRILTLEQIPNNVAATMLSLSDNPIVFLLLVNILLIIVGTFMETIAAVIILTPILLPLSTQMGIDPVHFGIIMIVNLSIGFITPPLGMNLFVASSISNIKIVQLSKGIVPGFITLVIVLFVITYISWFSLVLV, via the coding sequence ATGACACCTACATTCATCTTATTTGGACTATTAATCATTTTCCTTTTATTATCTGTACCAGTAGGATTTGCTCTGCTCTTAGCGAGTTTAGGGACGATTGTATTGGCTGATGTCGAAATTCCATTTAGTATTTTAACGCAAGTTATGGTTACGGCTAATGATTCGTTTCCATTAATGGCCATTCCGTTTTTCATTTTAGCGGGTGTGCTTATGGGACGCGGTGGTGTTTCGGAGCGGCTATTAAATATTGCGAACTCATTTGTTGGTCATTATCGTGGTGGTTTTGCGATTGCGGCCGTATTAACAGCAATGTTCTTTTCAGCAATCTCTGGTTCAGGACCTGCAACTGTTGCAGCAATCGGTTCAATTATGATTCCTGAAATGGTAAAACGTGGATATAAAAAATTGTTTGCTACTGCTTTAATTGCATCTGCAGGAACGATCGGGATTGTCATTCCACCAAGTATACCGTTAGTCATTTATGGAGTGTCTTCAGGCACTTCGATTGGTGATTTATTTAAAGCTGGTGTTATTCCGGGAATTCTAATGGGTGGCGCTTTAATGTTATGGGCCTACATTCACGCGAAAAAAGAAAATTATAAGCCAGATTCTAAAGCGACATGGAAAGAACGATTACATCATATTAACCGTGGTAAAGGCGCATTGCTTATGCCCGTTGTAATTTTAGGTGGGATTTATGGGGGGATTTTTACACCAACAGAAGCGGCTGTTATTGCCGTAGTTTATGGATTAATTTTAAGCTTTTTCATTTACCGAGAGCTTACTTGGAAGGATACGATTGCATTATTTTACGATTCAGCCGTTTCTACAGGTTCGATTATGGTAATCGTAGCAGCTGCGGCCGTATTTGGTCGCATTTTAACACTTGAACAAATACCAAACAACGTTGCTGCAACAATGCTTTCATTATCAGATAATCCAATTGTATTTTTATTACTAGTGAATATCCTGCTAATAATAGTGGGAACATTTATGGAAACAATTGCTGCTGTAATTATATTAACACCCATTTTATTGCCGTTGAGTACTCAAATGGGTATTGATCCTGTACATTTTGGAATCATCATGATTGTAAACTTAAGTATTGGATTTATAACACCGCCGTTAGGGATGAATCTATTTGTTGCATCTAGTATTTCTAATATTAAAATTGTTCAGCTAAGTAAAGGGATCGTTCCAGGCTTTATAACTTTAGTGATTGTGTTATTTGTCATCACGTACATTTCATGGTTCTCACTTGTCTTAGTTTAG
- a CDS encoding TRAP transporter substrate-binding protein: MSTFKKWGLVFVMALLVSVLAACSGSDESSVGEASSGTEGGSGSKTYVIKAGHAASEEHFAQATFEKFKELVEEKSDGQIKVEIYPNGQVGGEREMVEALQLGNLTLAAPSSSVVTAFSPSMYLWDLPFLFKDANQAHTVLDGAVGQEVLADLEAVGIKGLGYWENGFRHIMNDKHPVNKLEDMKGLKFRTLESQQQIQMWNATGANATPIAFTELYSALQQGTVDGAESPLALMYAQKFQEVQQYLTLSGHLYSPWPVLMNKAFFDGLPADLQQVVLDAVEETKAHNRQLSADDEQKSLKLLEDGGMTYNELTADEKARFQEAMQVVYPEISGLAGEEIFNKLMEEVK, from the coding sequence ATGTCGACGTTCAAAAAATGGGGTTTAGTATTTGTTATGGCATTATTAGTTTCTGTTCTGGCAGCTTGTAGTGGTTCGGATGAATCGAGTGTGGGGGAAGCAAGTAGCGGCACAGAAGGGGGTTCAGGGAGCAAAACATATGTAATTAAGGCAGGACATGCTGCATCTGAAGAACATTTTGCACAAGCGACATTTGAAAAGTTTAAAGAATTAGTTGAAGAAAAATCAGACGGTCAAATAAAAGTTGAAATTTATCCAAATGGTCAAGTTGGTGGTGAGCGTGAAATGGTTGAAGCGCTGCAACTAGGTAATTTAACACTTGCGGCGCCATCCAGTTCTGTTGTTACCGCATTTTCACCAAGCATGTACTTATGGGATTTGCCATTCTTATTTAAAGATGCAAATCAAGCACATACCGTATTAGACGGAGCAGTTGGTCAAGAAGTACTTGCTGATTTGGAAGCAGTAGGGATTAAAGGATTAGGCTATTGGGAAAATGGATTCCGCCATATTATGAACGATAAACATCCGGTAAATAAACTAGAAGATATGAAAGGTTTAAAATTCCGAACTTTAGAGAGTCAACAACAAATTCAAATGTGGAATGCAACAGGTGCAAATGCTACGCCAATCGCGTTCACAGAGTTATATTCTGCTTTACAACAAGGAACAGTCGATGGTGCTGAATCACCATTGGCCTTAATGTATGCACAAAAATTCCAAGAAGTTCAACAATATTTAACATTATCAGGTCACCTTTATTCACCATGGCCAGTGCTTATGAATAAAGCATTCTTTGATGGTTTACCTGCAGATTTACAACAAGTTGTGCTAGATGCAGTTGAGGAAACGAAAGCACATAACCGTCAACTATCAGCAGACGATGAGCAAAAATCATTAAAGTTACTTGAAGACGGTGGTATGACATATAACGAGCTCACAGCAGATGAAAAAGCACGTTTCCAAGAGGCAATGCAAGTTGTTTACCCCGAAATTAGTGGGTTAGCTGGCGAAGAAATCTTTAATAAGCTTATGGAAGAAGTGAAGTAA